The genomic region GCGTCGAAGTGTTCACCTCTGACCACGTGTTTATTACCGGTCACAGTAATAAATATATCGCCTTGGGGTGCTGCTTCGGACATGGGTAACACACGGAAACCATCCATTACCGCTTCAATTGCTTTAATGGGGTCAATTTCTGTAACAATAACGTTTGCACCTAGACCACGGGCACGTAGGGCGGTTCCTTTACCACACCAACCATAACCTGCTACCACAATAGTCTTCCCTGCTAGTAGTATATTCGTAGCACGAATAATACCATCTAAGGTAGATTGACCTGTACCATAGCGGTTATCAAAGAAGTGCTTGGTATCAGCGTCATTAACGTTCATTGCTGGAAAGGTCAATACCCCATCATTTAACATTGCTCGTAACCGAACAATACCTGTTGTGGTTTCTTCCGTTGTTCCAATGAGATCTGCTATTTGGTGTTGGCGTTCTTGAACTAAGGTAGCAACTACGTCACTACCATCATCAATAATAATATTTGGACGGTGGTCTAAGGCAATTTGTACGTGACGACTATAGGTCTGGGCATCTTCCCCTTTGATGGCAAACACTGGAATGCCATAATCACTCACTAAGCAAGCAGCTACATCATCTTGAGTTGATAGGGGATTACTAGCAATTAAAACCGCATCAGCACCACCTGCTTTGAGGGCGATGGCCAAATGTGCTGTTTCGGTGGTAACATGGGCGCAGGCGACCAATCTCAAACCAGCAAAGGGCTTTTCTTGTTCAAAGCGATCGCGGATTTGTTTTAGTACGGGCATTTCTCTTCCGGCCCAGTCAATACGTTGTCTTCCCAAGGGAGCTAGAGCAAGGTCTTTAACCTCGTGCTTTAATCGGGGAGCAGTTACAGTCATGAAAAGTTATCCTCTATAAAAAAATCCTATTTGTCTGGAGCTATTGGTCTTTGGAGGGATTTTGAACCTCCCCCTTTTGACTAATTACCTTGGACAAGGGGTTAAGAAACCTTTACGTACTTTAACAAGATTTTTCCCAACTGGCAAACTTTTGGTTAAATTACTGTCAACTTTTTAAGAATCAACTGTTGAATTTTTTGATTAATAACATTCAGATCAAATTTTTGTTGGCTAAGCTGTCGTGCATAACTAGCAATATTTTGGATCTGTTGTTGTTGGTCAAAACAATATTTAATTATATCTGCCAACTCCTGGGGTTGATTAGGTGTAACTAAAAAACCATTTGTGCCATTTTCTATTAGTTCTACAGCT from Cylindrospermopsis curvispora GIHE-G1 harbors:
- the ahcY gene encoding adenosylhomocysteinase, with translation MTVTAPRLKHEVKDLALAPLGRQRIDWAGREMPVLKQIRDRFEQEKPFAGLRLVACAHVTTETAHLAIALKAGGADAVLIASNPLSTQDDVAACLVSDYGIPVFAIKGEDAQTYSRHVQIALDHRPNIIIDDGSDVVATLVQERQHQIADLIGTTEETTTGIVRLRAMLNDGVLTFPAMNVNDADTKHFFDNRYGTGQSTLDGIIRATNILLAGKTIVVAGYGWCGKGTALRARGLGANVIVTEIDPIKAIEAVMDGFRVLPMSEAAPQGDIFITVTGNKHVVRGEHFDAMKDGAIVCNSGHFDIELDLKYLASQAKEIKVVRPFTEQYVLQNGKSVIVLGEGRLVNLAAAEGHPSAVMDMSFANQALACEYLVKNQGKLSPGLYSIPKEVDQEIAQLKLQALGIAIDTLTVAQIEYINSWQSGT